The window CGCGACCATGGTCTCGACGGCCCACGCCGCCACCCTCTTCTCCGACGACTTCGGCGACGGCGACAGCGGCGGCTGGTCGAAGTCGGGCGGAACCTGGTCGGTGACCACCGACGGTTCGCCGGTACTCCGCCAGTCGAACACCGGCAGCGAGCTGGCCCGGATGTTCGCCGGGCAGACGAGCTGGACCGACTACGAGGTACGGGCCCGGGTCAAGCCGGCCTCGTACGGCAGCGGCGGTCTCGTCGCCATCGCCGCCCGGGCCAGCAGCTCCACGAAGATGTACCGGCTGTCGCTGCTGGCCGACGGTCGCGCGGAACTCCAGGCCGTCAACGGCAGTGCGATCACCGTGCTCGGCTCGGCGGCCGGCGTCGGCTCCACCGGCGCGTGGCACACGCTGCGGATCGAGGCCGCCGGCAGCACCGTGCGCGGATTCGTCGACGGCGTACGGGTCGGCGACGCGAACGCCACGCTGACCGGCGCCGGGCGGATCGCGCTGGTCACCGCCCACGCCGGCGCGAGCTTCGACGACGTGGTGGTCAGCTCCGGCGGCACCGGCCCGACCACCCCGCCGACCACCCCTGCCCCGACCACCGCTCCCCCGACGACACCGCCGCCACCGACCACACCGCCACCGACGACACCGCCACCGGCCGCCGGCACCCTGGTCGTCGCCACGAACGGCGACGACGCCGCCCCGGGCACCCTCGCCGAGCCCCTGCGGAGCATCCAGCGCGCCCACGACCTGGTCCAGCCCGGCGGGACCATCGTCGTGCGCGGAGGCACCTACGCCCCGACCAGCACCATCAAGATCCTCAAGGACGGCAGCCAGTCCCAGCCGATCACCCTCACCGCCCACCAGGGCGAGCGCGTGGTCATCGACGGCGAGAACATGCCGTACACGCCCGGGGCCGTGGGATCCTCGATCCCCCGGGCCGACCGGGGCGCCCTGCACGTCGAGGGCGACTGGTGGCGGTTCGTCGGCCTGGAGATCGTCAACGGCCCGTACGGCATCTTCGGGGTGGACACCAACAACGGCCGCTACGAGCGCCTGGTCACCCGGGACAACTACGAGACCGGCCTGCACCTGCAGGGCGCCTCGTCGGGCAACCACATCATCGACCTGGACAGCTACGGCAACCGCGACCCGCGCAAGAACGGCGAGAGCGCGGACGGCCTGGCGATCAAGGAGGGCTCCGGGACGGGCAACGTCGTCCGGGGCGCCCGGCTGTGGCGCAACGCCGACGACGGCTTCGACGCCTGGCTGTTCCTGTCGCCGGTGCTCGTCGAGGGCAGCGTCGCCTACGACAACGGCTACAACTACTGGGGCCTGCCCGACTACACCGGGGACGGCAACGGCTTCAAGAACGGCGGCGGCACGGATCCGCGTCCGGCGGTCGCCCACGTCACCCGCAACAGCATGGCCTGGGGCAACTCGGCCGGCGGCTTCATCGACAACGGCAACCCCGGCTCGCTGGTCTTCGAACGCAACACCGCCTGGGACAACGGCAGGGACGGCTTCAACGTCTCGCGCTCCACCTCGGTGCTCACCCGCAACCTCGCGGTCGGCAACACCACCGACGTGTCGCTCGGCGGCTCCACCGGCTCCGGCAACTCGTGGAACCTCGGCGGGACGTGGGCGCTCGCCAGCACGGACCCGGCCACGATCACCGGTCCCCGTACGCCCGACGGCGCCATCCCCACCTCCTCCTTCCTGCGCCCGGCCAACGGCGCGGACGTCGGCGCCCGCATCTGAGCCGGACCGTCCGGGGTGGCCGGCGGCGGCTCCGCCGGCCACCCCGGCCGCCCGGCGGTCCCCGCACCGACCCGCGACCGCTTGCGGGGCCACCGCCCGGCGCTCCGCGCTGGCAGGATGGCCGGATGGACCTCGACACCGGCGCCGGGCTGCTGCACCGGCTGACGTCCTACGAGCCGAGCCGCGAGTGGGACGTGCCCGTGGACGATCCGCGCGTCCGCCACGACCTCGTCCCGAACGACCCCGAGACCCTGCCGCCGCCCATGAAGGGCTACCCGGACGGCTTGGCCGTCCTCGCCCTGCCGCGCGACCTGCCCGACCCCGGCGTCCCCGCGACCGCCGTGCTGGCCGGCGTCGCGTCCCCCGCGCAGCCCCTCGACGCGGCGCAGCTGGGCCGCGTGCTCTTCCTGGGCGCCGGCGTCGTGCGCACCGCCGAGCGCAACGGCCGCCCCTTCCTCTACCGCGCCGCCGGCTCGGCCGGGGCGCGCTTTCCGCTGGAGGTCTACGCGAGCACCCGGGGCGTCGCGGGGGTGCCGGACGGCGTGCACTGGTACGACGCGCGGCGGCACGCGCTCGTCCAGGTGGCTCCCGCCGCGACCGGGGCGGTCACGACGCTGGTGGTCACGGGCGTGCCGTGGCGCACGGGGTGGCGCTACGCCGAGCGCGGCTGGCGACACCTCTACTGGGACGCCGGCACGCTGCTGGCCCAACTGTCGGCGGCCGCCGACAGCGCCGGCCTGTCGCCGCGGCTGCGGTCGCTCTTCCCGGACGCCACCGTGCGCACGCTCGTCGGCGCGGACGGGGTGCACGAGTACCCGCTGGCCCTGCTGTCGTTCGGCGACGGCGATCCGGCGATCGGGCCCACCGGGCCGGCGCTCCCCGGTGAGCTGCCCCCGGTCGAGCTGCCGCTGTGCACCGCCGCCCAGCGCGCGGGCGAGCGGGACGTGCTCGGCGCGCCCTGGCCGTCGGCGGAGCCGCTGCCGGCGTACCCGCCGTCCGACCCGCTCGACGAGGTCGTCCGCCGGCGCGGCTCGCAGCGGCGGATGGACAGGTCCCGGACGCTGCCGCGCATCCTGCTGGAATGGCCCCTGGCCGCGGCCCTGCGCGGCGTGCCGGTGCCGCACTGGGTCGCCGTGCACGGGGTCGACGGGGTGCCGCCCGGCCTCTACCGGTGGCCCGACCTCTCGACGCCGCTGCGCGCCGGTGACCTGCGCGACGAGCTGCTCCGGGTCTGCCTGGACCAGGCGCTCGCCGGCGACGCCGCCTACGTCGTCGTCGCCGCCGCGCCGCTGTCGGCCCTCGACGACCGCGCCTACCGCG is drawn from Micromonospora sp. NBC_01740 and contains these coding sequences:
- a CDS encoding right-handed parallel beta-helix repeat-containing protein, giving the protein MRDRRIRRTRGAVAAVGVSATALALAATMVSTAHAATLFSDDFGDGDSGGWSKSGGTWSVTTDGSPVLRQSNTGSELARMFAGQTSWTDYEVRARVKPASYGSGGLVAIAARASSSTKMYRLSLLADGRAELQAVNGSAITVLGSAAGVGSTGAWHTLRIEAAGSTVRGFVDGVRVGDANATLTGAGRIALVTAHAGASFDDVVVSSGGTGPTTPPTTPAPTTAPPTTPPPPTTPPPTTPPPAAGTLVVATNGDDAAPGTLAEPLRSIQRAHDLVQPGGTIVVRGGTYAPTSTIKILKDGSQSQPITLTAHQGERVVIDGENMPYTPGAVGSSIPRADRGALHVEGDWWRFVGLEIVNGPYGIFGVDTNNGRYERLVTRDNYETGLHLQGASSGNHIIDLDSYGNRDPRKNGESADGLAIKEGSGTGNVVRGARLWRNADDGFDAWLFLSPVLVEGSVAYDNGYNYWGLPDYTGDGNGFKNGGGTDPRPAVAHVTRNSMAWGNSAGGFIDNGNPGSLVFERNTAWDNGRDGFNVSRSTSVLTRNLAVGNTTDVSLGGSTGSGNSWNLGGTWALASTDPATITGPRTPDGAIPTSSFLRPANGADVGARI